The Corallococcus caeni region GGTGCGAGGACCTGGCCCCGAACCGCATCGTGCGGACGCGAGGGGCCATGCCGGTGGCGCCCATCTTCGTGGCGCCCGGCAGTGGGCCGCAGCGGACGTGGGGAAGCGCGCAGGGACTTCCGGGCGACGCGGTGCCCGTCATGGTGTTCCGCTGGCACCGGCGCGAGAAGCTGCCCAGCGAGGTGCGCCGGGAGAAGGCGCTACAGGAGTGGGCGAAGCGACCGAAGGAGCGGCACCACATCTTCCCGCAGGCGTTCAAGAAGCATTTTCAGGACAAGGGCATCGATATCCACCAGTACGTCCTGGCCATCGATGCGGAGGTGCACGCACGCATCCATCGTGGTGCGTGGGGCGGACCTTGGAATCGAGATTGGGATACCTTCATCGGGCTGCAGGGGGCCGAGGCCGACATTCCGGATCACTTCGAGCACGCCGCATGGATGATTCGAAAGTATGAGCTCTTGGGTCTGCCGATGACGTATTGGCAGCAAGTGGACCTGACGCCCGTGCCCTTCGAGGACTGATCAATGCGCTACTTCGAGGTTCGTGGCCCGCCTGACGGCGTAGAACCGCAATGGAGTGGTGATTACCGCGCCGAGCATCGATGGCACCTGTCCGGCGTTGACTGTCCCAGGTTCGGCCCCTGGGCGTGGATGGATGCCTTCCCATCCGTGGACCTTTCCGCGGTGGCGGAGCCGGTGCTGGCCGAGCCCAAGGGACCCATGTCCGTCGCGGAATACAACCGGCTGGTGGCCCTCATTCGCCCCTTTGTTCCTCCCGAGCTTCCTGTGAGAGCAGGGGGCTCGTTCGGGCCCATGATCGGAACGGTGCGAGGCAGGTTTGGCCCGATCACCTGTTGGCCCTCATGGCGGGTGCTCCTCCGCGAGGACGCGGTGGAACTGCTCAAGGCCGAGGGACTGAAAGGTGTCATCGCGGTCCGGATGGAGCTCAGGTCCCGCCGGAGCACCATGCCCGCGCTCTACGAATTGGAGGCCCGGCCTCTGGCCCGCCTGCATCCGGACTGCATCGGCGAATGGAAGACGCCTGCGTGCGACCTCTGCGGCAAGCCGGAGTCGTTCTCCCTGCCGCCGAAGCGCTGGCTGCTGCGCTCCTCCATCCCGGAAGGGCTCGACGTCTTCGGCATTGATGGGGCCAACCCGCGCGTCGTCAGCGAACGCTTCGTGGAAACCGTGCAGCGCCTGGGCCCCAGCGATGTGCACTACCAGGAGATCGACGCGCGGTAGTTCGCGTCACATCCCCCCGCCCGGGCTCGCGAGCCGCAGGTGCGAGTGCAGCGTCTCCGCTCGCAGGTACAGGAACTGCGCATCCCCGAAGGCCAGCGCGTCCCCGTCCGTGAGCAGCCGCACCTCGCCCTCGCCCAGCTCCGCGGCGTTCAGCCAGGTGCCGTTCATGGACCCCAGGTCCTTCACGGAGCACGTCCCCTGCGCCGCGTGCCAGCGCAGCACCGCGTGCTGCTTCGACACCGACGGGTCGTGCACCATCAGCGTGCACCCCTCCAGCCGCCCCACCTTCATCTCCTGCCCGTCCTGCTCCGGCCCCAGGAAGTGGACCTCCAGCGAGTCGAACGCCTGGAGCATCACCAGCAGCCGGTCCACCAGGCGCGAGCGGTGCGCCATCCCCACCGTGCGCGCCTCCGCCAGCCGCAACGCCACCTGCTGGAACACCGGCTCTGGCGGCTGCTGGATGAGCACCACCGGCCCGGAGGCTTGCAGGAACGCCTGCACGGGCGCGTAGGCGAACGGGCGGAGCTGTTGGACGGAAGGCATCACGCCCCCACGTTACCCCCAGCCCCGCCCCGGCGCGAGCCGCCGGCCCCCAGTGTCAGGTGCCCGGCGGTCCTTCCACCCACTTCAGGACGCCGCGGACGCCTTCATCAGGTGGTCCCCGTAGTCCTCCCGCAGCTTCATCTTCAGGAACTTCCCCGTCGACGTGCGCGGAATCTGGGTCACGAAGAGGATGTCATCCGGCAGCCACCACTTCGCGAACTGCTTCTCCAGGTGCGCCGTCAGCTCCGCCTTCGTCGCCTGCTGTCCCGGCTTGAACACCACCGCCGCCAGCGGCCGCTCGTCCCACTTCGGATGCCGCCCCGCGAACACCGCCGCCTCCAGCACGGACGGGTGCGCCATCAGCGCGTTCTCCAGCGCCACGGAGCTGATCCACTCGCCGCCGGACTTGATGACGTCCTTGCTGCGGTCGGTGATGTGCAGGTAGCCCGCCGGGTCGATGGTCACCACGTCGCCCGTCTTGAACCACCCGTCCTGCGTGAACCGGTCCTTGCCCTCGTCGCCGTAGTACGACGCCGCCACCATGGGCCCGCGCACCTCCAATTCGCCCATGGCCTTGCCGTCCCAGGGCAAGATCTCCCCCCTGTCGCTCACGTGCCGCGTCTCCACGAACGGCACCGAGTAGCCCTGCGACGCGTACGCCTCGAGCTGCGCCTCCGGCGACGCCGTGCGCAGGTCCCCCTTGAGCCGCGCGAGCGTGCCCACCGGGTTCATCTCCGTCATGCCCCACGCGTGCAGCACGTTCTGCCCGTGGCGCTTGCGGAACCCGTCAATCAGCGCCGGCGGCGCCGCGGAGCCGCCAATCACCATGTGCCGCATGGCGCTCAGGTCCCACTTGCCCGGCTCGCGGTCCAGCTGCGCCAGGATGCCCAGCCAGATGGTGGGCACGCCGCCGGCCACCGTGACCTTCTCGTTCTGCATCAGCTCCAGCAGCGACTGGGGGTCGAGGTGCGGCCCGGGCAGCACCTGCTTCGCGCCCGTGAGCAGCGCGTCGAACGGCAGGCCCCACGCCGCCGCGTGGAACATGGGCACCACCGCCAGCACCGTGTCGGACTCCTTCAGCCCCAGCACCTCCGGCAGGCAGCACACCAGCGTGTGCAGCACGATGGAGCGGTGGCTGAAGAGCACGCCCTTCGGGTTGCCCG contains the following coding sequences:
- the sitI6 gene encoding SitI6 family double-CXXCG motif immunity protein: MRYFEVRGPPDGVEPQWSGDYRAEHRWHLSGVDCPRFGPWAWMDAFPSVDLSAVAEPVLAEPKGPMSVAEYNRLVALIRPFVPPELPVRAGGSFGPMIGTVRGRFGPITCWPSWRVLLREDAVELLKAEGLKGVIAVRMELRSRRSTMPALYELEARPLARLHPDCIGEWKTPACDLCGKPESFSLPPKRWLLRSSIPEGLDVFGIDGANPRVVSERFVETVQRLGPSDVHYQEIDAR
- a CDS encoding FHA domain-containing protein; amino-acid sequence: MPSVQQLRPFAYAPVQAFLQASGPVVLIQQPPEPVFQQVALRLAEARTVGMAHRSRLVDRLLVMLQAFDSLEVHFLGPEQDGQEMKVGRLEGCTLMVHDPSVSKQHAVLRWHAAQGTCSVKDLGSMNGTWLNAAELGEGEVRLLTDGDALAFGDAQFLYLRAETLHSHLRLASPGGGM
- the sitA6 gene encoding SitA6 family polymorphic toxin lipoprotein; translated protein: MREGLLWLVVLMGCASAPVHSPAKDWEQAEASRECEDRDEDQCLTHVCEDDVCALFRCEDLAPNRIVRTRGAMPVAPIFVAPGSGPQRTWGSAQGLPGDAVPVMVFRWHRREKLPSEVRREKALQEWAKRPKERHHIFPQAFKKHFQDKGIDIHQYVLAIDAEVHARIHRGAWGGPWNRDWDTFIGLQGAEADIPDHFEHAAWMIRKYELLGLPMTYWQQVDLTPVPFED
- a CDS encoding long-chain fatty acid--CoA ligase, with the translated sequence MLTGRMMDFPLTLTHFLERARSYYAAQEIVSRRPDKSLHRYTYGDFHQRVCQLANALTRLGVKPGDRVASLSWNHHQHLEVYFGVPAMGAVMHTLNLRLHPNDLGYIARHAEDTVVVVDRSLLPLVEKFEKAAGHIKHVIVIPDDGPVPEGRLDYEQLLAAEAPTFDFPRLDENSAAMLCYTSGTTGNPKGVLFSHRSIVLHTLVCCLPEVLGLKESDTVLAVVPMFHAAAWGLPFDALLTGAKQVLPGPHLDPQSLLELMQNEKVTVAGGVPTIWLGILAQLDREPGKWDLSAMRHMVIGGSAAPPALIDGFRKRHGQNVLHAWGMTEMNPVGTLARLKGDLRTASPEAQLEAYASQGYSVPFVETRHVSDRGEILPWDGKAMGELEVRGPMVAASYYGDEGKDRFTQDGWFKTGDVVTIDPAGYLHITDRSKDVIKSGGEWISSVALENALMAHPSVLEAAVFAGRHPKWDERPLAAVVFKPGQQATKAELTAHLEKQFAKWWLPDDILFVTQIPRTSTGKFLKMKLREDYGDHLMKASAAS